The following proteins are encoded in a genomic region of Primulina huaijiensis isolate GDHJ02 chromosome 3, ASM1229523v2, whole genome shotgun sequence:
- the LOC140973161 gene encoding large ribosomal subunit protein P2-like, translated as MKIIAAYLLALLGGNASPSAKDLKKILGSVGAECDDDRITLLLSEVEGKDITDLIAAGREKLASVPAGGGGGAVAVAAPAAAGGGGGGAPAAAAETKKEEKVEEKEESDDDMGFSLFD; from the exons ATGAAGATAATAGCAGCTTATTTGTTGGCTTTGTTGGGTGGCAACGCCAGTCCTTCCGCGAAGGACTTAAAGAAAATTCTCGGCTCAG TTGGAGCTGAGTGTGATGATGATAGAATCACCTTGCTGTTGTCTGAAGTTGAAGGAAAAGACATCACTGACTTGATTGCTGCTGGAAGGGAAAAGTTGGCTTCCGTGCCGGCAGGTGGGGGTGGGGGTGCAGTTGCAGTTGCTGCTCCGGCTGctgctggtggtggtggtggtggtgcgcCTGCTGCAGCTGCTGAAACCAAGAAAGAAGAGAAAGTAGAAGAGAAAGAGGAGTCCGATGAT GATATGGGCTTCAGCCTCTTCGACTGA
- the LOC140973163 gene encoding uncharacterized oxidoreductase At1g06690, chloroplastic — protein sequence MAAAAMSVHQAMSNFHASKPCVGYGRSKGVRHGVLRCCQAAVEVAEKKRTVVKNGNDSLEICRVLNGMWQTSGGWGRIDRDDAVEAMLSYADADLSTFDMADHYGPAEDLYGIFINRVRRERSPEYLEKVRGLTKWVPPPVKMTSSYVRQSIDVSRKRMDVASLDMLQFHWWDYSNPGYLDALKHLTDLKEEGMIKTVALTNFDTERLQKILENGIPVVSNQVQHSIVDMRPQQKMAELCKLTGVKLITYGTVMGGLLSEKFLDTNLTIPFSGPPLNTPSLQKYKRMVDAWGGWSLFQVLLQTLKNIASKHGVSIPTVAVKYILDQPAVGGSMVGVRLGLSEHIKDCNSIFSLVLDEDDVNSILEVSKKGKDLMKIIGDCGDEYRRV from the exons ATGGCAGCTGCAGCCATGTCAGTCCATCAAGCCATGTCAAATTTCCATGCTTCTAAACCTTGCGTCGGTTATGGCCGGTCGAAGGGAGTGCGCCACGGAGTGTTGCGTTGCTGCCAGGCTGCTGTTGAGGTGGCGGAGAAGAAGAGAACGGTGGTGAAGAATGGGAACGATTCTCTCGAGATTTGCAGAGTGCTCAATGGTATGTGGCAGACCAGCGGCGGATGGGGTAGAATTGACCGAGACGACGCCGTCGAGGCTATGCTTAGCTATGCTGACGCCGATCTCTCCACCTTTGACATGGCTGACCACT ATGGACCTGCAGAAGATCTTTATGGTATTTTTATCAATAGAGTACGAAGAGAGCGCTCTCCAGAATATTTGGAAAAGGTTAGAGG TCTGACTAAATGGGTGCCTCCACCTGTCAAGATGACTAGTAGCTACGTTCGCCAAAGTATCGATGTTTCACGTAAGAGAATGGATGTTGCCTCTTTAGATATGCTTCAGTTTCACTG GTGGGACTATTCTAATCCTGGCTATCTTGATGCTCTAAAACATCTGACAGATTTAAAAGAAGAAG GTATGATTAAGACTGTTGCTCTGACTAACTTTGACACGGAGAGGCTGCAAAAGATCCTGGAGAATGGGATTCCAGTCGTTAGCAATCAG GTACAACACTCAATTGTGGACATGCGTCCTCAGCAGAAGATGGCTGAGCTTTGTAAGCTTACAGGAGTAAAACTTATAac GTATGGAACAGTGATGGGTGGACTACTGTCTGAAAAGTTTCTTGACACCAATTTGACCATTCCTTTTTCCGGCCCTCCGTTAAATACTCCTTCACTGCAGAAGTACAAAAGG ATGGTTGATGCTTGGGGAGGATGGAGCCTTTTCCAGGTTCTGCTTCAGACCCTGAAAAATATAGCTTCAAAACATGGAGTTTCTATCCCAACTGTTGCTGTGAAATACATCCTCGATCAG CCAGCTGTGGGGGGATCAATGGTTGGTGTGAGACTTGGTCTCTCAGAACACATCAAAGACTGCAACTCTATCTTTTCCCTCGTTCTTGATGAAGATGATGTGAACAGCATTCTTGAAGTTTCGAAAAAAGGCAAAGATCTGATGAAAATAATTGGCGACTGTGGGGATGAATATAGACGGGTGTAA